In Triticum urartu cultivar G1812 chromosome 6, Tu2.1, whole genome shotgun sequence, the following proteins share a genomic window:
- the LOC125513538 gene encoding elongation factor Tu, chloroplastic — protein sequence MASLAAASASTALLFPPSTSSSKPRLPLSTSLGFSAPARSRRAAAAAAAGSSGRRPGLLVVRAARGKFERNKPHVNIGTIGHVDHGKTTLTAALTMVLASVGGSAPKKYDEIDAAPEERARGITINTATVEYETETRHYAHVDCPGHADYVKNMITGAAQMDGAILVVSGADGPMPQTKEHILLAKQVGVPSIVVFLNKKDQVDDEELLELVDLEVRELLTAYEYDGDNVPIVSGSALRALEALMATPGLKRGDNEWVDGIFSLIDSVDTHIPVPQRQTDLPFLLAVEDVFSITGRGTVATGRIERGTVKVGDPVDLVGIRETRNATVTGVEMFQKTMDDAIAGDNVGLLLRGMQKEDIERGMVLAKPGSITPHTKFEAVVYVLKKEEGGRHSPFFPGYRPQFYMRTTDVTGNVTNIMNDKDEEAKMCMPGDRIKMVVELIQPVACEQGMRFAIREGGKTVGAGVINNIIQ from the coding sequence ATggcctccctcgccgccgcctccgcctccacgGCCCTCCTCTTCCCgccctccacctcctcctccaagccCCGCCTCCCGCTCTCCACCTCCCTCGGCTTCTCCGCGCCCGCGCGGTCACgccgcgcggcggcggcggcggcggccgggagCTCTGGCAGGCGCCCGGGGCTGCTCGTCGTGCGCGCCGCCAGGGGCAAGTTCGAGCGGAACAAACCCCACGTCAACATCGGCACCATCGGCCACGTCGACCACGGCAAGACCACCCTCACGGCCGCGCTCACCATGGTGCTCGCCTCCGTCGGGGGCAGCGCGCCCAAGAAGTACGACGAGATCGACGCCGCCCCCGAGGAGCGCGCCCGTGGTATCACCATCAACACCGCCACCGTCGAGTACGAGACGGAGACGCGCCACTACGCGCACGTCGACTGCCCCGGCCACGCCGACTACGTCAAGAACATGATTACCGGGGCCGCCCAGATGGACGGCGCCATCCTCGTCGTCTCCGGCGCCGACGGGCCCATGCCGCAGACCAAGGAGCACATCCTGCTCGCCAAGCAGGTCGGTGTACCCAGCATTGTTGTTTTCCTCAACAAGAAGGACCAGGTCGACGACGAGGAGCTGCTCGAGCTCGTCGATCTCGAGGTCCGCGAGCTTCTCACGGCCTATGAGTACGATGGTGACAATGTGCCAATCGTCTCCGGCTCTGCACTCAGGGCGCTCGAGGCCCTCATGGCCACCCCTGGCCTCAAGCGTGGGGATAACGAGTGGGTGGATGGCATCTTCTCCTTGATTGACTCCGTGGATACCCACATCCCTGTCCCGCAGAGGCAGACCGACCTACCCTTCTTGCTCGCTGTTGAGGATGTCTTCTCCATCACTGGTCGTGGTACAGTTGCCACTGGCCGTATCGAGCGTGGCACCGTCAAGGTTGGGGACCCAGTCGACCTCGTCGGCATCAGGGAGACTCGCAATGCCACGGTCACTGGTGTTGAGATGTTCCAGAAGACCATGGATGATGCCATTGCTGGGGACAATGTTGGGCTTCTGCTCCGTGGTATGCAGAAGGAAGACATTGAGAGAGGCATGGTGTTGGCAAAGCCCGGTTCCATCACGCCACACACCAAGTTTGAGGCTGTTGTGTATGTGCTCAAGAAGGAGGAGGGTGGCCGGCACTCCCCATTTTTTCCTGGTTACCGTCCGCAATTCTACATGCGGACTACTGATGTCACGGGGAATGTGACAAACATTATGAATGACAAGGATGAGGAGGCGAAGATGTGCATGCCGGGTGACCGTATCAAGATGGTTGTGGAGCTCATCCAGCCTGTGGCTTGTGAGCAGGGAATGAGGTTTGCCATCCGTGAAGGTGGCAAGACCGTCGGTGCCGGTGTCATCAATAATATCATTCAGTAA